ATCTGCGAGCACCGGCGTCACGTCGAAGCTGAGCGTCTGCCCATTGCGTTCCACGTCGAGATGCACCGGTTTAGATTTCGTCTGCTGCAGGCGATCAATCATCGCCTTAATTGACGGAACCGGCTGCCCGTCGAGAGTCAAGACTTTATCACCGGACTTCAGGCCGATCTTCTGAGCAGGCATATTAGGCTCAAGCGAACCTAGAATGACCGGCTCATCCGCGTACCATCCGGCAGAGCCAGCATTGTCCGCGGTAACAGCTGCGGGCACAATCGTGCCCTGAATTTTTTGCCCGTCGCGCTGGATCGTATAAGAGAGCGGCTGATTGGCGCTGAGCAGTTCCTTCACCTCAACGTCATCCCAGGTAGGATCCTGCACACCATCAATTTGGCTAATGCGATCTCCGCGCTGGGCGCCAATTTTTGCCGCAGGCGTATCCGCTTTCACATATCCGATTACTGCGGCTTGGTCTTTGTAGGGCGGATACTCGTAATGCACCATGTAGATACCCGCGAGTAGGACCACGGCCAGCATAATGTTCATTGCAGGCCCGGCGATGGCGATCAAGA
The sequence above is drawn from the Acidobacteriota bacterium genome and encodes:
- the rseP gene encoding RIP metalloprotease RseP, with protein sequence MSGFLTAVISVAVILGFMILIHEFGHYAAAKLLGVRVEVFSIGFGRRLLGFRHGETDYRIAAIPLGGYVKMSGENPMDDRTGDPGEFMSHPRWHRFLIAIAGPAMNIMLAVVLLAGIYMVHYEYPPYKDQAAVIGYVKADTPAAKIGAQRGDRISQIDGVQDPTWDDVEVKELLSANQPLSYTIQRDGQKIQGTIVPAAVTADNAGSAGWYADEPVILGSLEPNMPAQKIGLKSGDKVLTLDGQPVPSIKAMIDRLQQTKSKPVHLDVERNGQTLSFDVTPVLAD